The segment CTTCAATGCAATATTCCGGATTGACGCGGCCTGGTTAGTTTCAATCTTAATGGAAATCAGAATGCCTAAATGTGACTTTGGTGAGGAATTAAATGCAATATGCTAGGCTAATCTGCGTCATCGTTTTAGACTTCGATTTCTCGACATCGGATTACCTATATAAGGCCAATCTACCAAGTGCAAAGACATTGTGAAGAGTACAAGAAACATGGCTTCCAAGCTTAAGCAATGTGGAATGCTGTTTACTGCATTGCTTGTGGTGGGAGTAATAGTTGTTTGTGAGGGCAGAAGTCTTAAGACAATGGTATATCAAACGGATAACTTCGGTGGGGGCGGAGGGTTTGGTGGCGGTGGCGGAGTCGGAGGAGGCCTCGGTGGTGGTGCTGGAGGAGGCTTTGGTGGGGGAGCTGG is part of the Cryptomeria japonica chromosome 10, Sugi_1.0, whole genome shotgun sequence genome and harbors:
- the LOC131066190 gene encoding glycine-rich protein 5-like — encoded protein: MASKLKQCGMLFTALLVVGVIVVCEGRSLKTMVYQTDNFGGGGGFGGGGGVGGGLGGGAGGGFGGGAGGGAGGGFGGGVGGGFGGGADGGAGGGTGGGVGGGFGGGAGGGAGGGAGAGGGFGGGAGGGGGF